Proteins co-encoded in one Cupriavidus nantongensis genomic window:
- the gyrA gene encoding DNA gyrase subunit A → MDPFAKETLPVSLEEEMRRSYLDYAMSVIVGRALPDVRDGLKPVHRRVLYAMHELNNDWNRAYKKSARIVGDVIGKYHPHGDTAVYDTIVRMAQDFSLRYMLVDGQGNFGSVDGDNAAAMRYTEIRLSKIAHEMLHDIDKETVDFDSNYDGSEKEPSILPARIPNLLINGSSGIAVGMATNIPPHNLNEIVDGCLHLLRNPQATVDELIELIPAPDFPTAGIIYGIQGVREGYRTGRGRVVMRAKTHFEDIDRGQRQAIIVDELPYQVNKRTLLERIAELVTEKKIEGISDIRDESDKSGMRVVIELKRNEVPEVVLNNLYKNTQLQDTFGMNMVALVDRQPRLLNLRQMLEYFLAHRREVVTRRTVFELRKARERGHVLEGLAVALANIDEFIAIIKAAPTPPVAKQELMSKAWDSALVREMLARAEGETPGGRASYRPDGLPAVFGMQADGLYRLSDGQAQEILQMRLQRLTGLEQDKIVQEYRDIMAEIADLLDILARPERITTIIIDELTAIRAEFGDERRSQIELNATELDTEDLITPQDMVVTLSHSGYMKSQPISEYRAQKRGGRGKLATATKEDDWIDTLFVANTHDYILCFSNRGRLYWLKVYEVPQGSRNSRGRPIVNMFPLSEGEKINVILPVRQFDAEHFIFMATARGTVKKTALTEFSNPRKAGIIAVDLDEGDYLIGAAVTDGQHDVMLFSDAGKAVRFDENDVRPMGRQARGVRGMNLEDGQAVIAMLVAPAETAEEAADACVRGSVLTATENGYGKRTPIAEYTRHGRGTKGMIAIQTSERNGRVVAAALVSPEDEIMLITTGGVLIRTRVAEIREMGRATQGVTLINVDEGTKLSGLQRIVESDADNGGNGEEPDEAEGAEGAAGADADANP, encoded by the coding sequence TCAACAACGACTGGAACCGCGCCTACAAGAAGTCGGCCCGTATCGTTGGGGATGTGATCGGTAAGTACCACCCGCACGGCGATACCGCGGTCTACGACACCATCGTGCGCATGGCGCAGGACTTCTCGCTGCGCTACATGCTGGTCGACGGCCAGGGGAATTTCGGTTCGGTGGACGGTGATAACGCCGCGGCCATGCGTTATACCGAAATCCGCCTGTCGAAAATCGCCCACGAGATGCTGCACGACATCGACAAGGAAACCGTCGATTTCGACAGCAACTACGACGGCTCTGAAAAAGAGCCCTCGATTCTGCCGGCGCGTATTCCCAATCTGCTAATCAATGGTTCGTCGGGTATTGCGGTGGGCATGGCCACCAATATCCCTCCGCATAACCTGAATGAAATCGTCGATGGCTGCCTGCATCTGCTGCGCAACCCGCAGGCGACGGTGGACGAGCTGATTGAATTGATTCCGGCTCCGGATTTTCCGACCGCCGGCATTATCTATGGCATTCAGGGCGTCCGCGAAGGCTACCGCACCGGCCGGGGCCGCGTGGTGATGCGCGCCAAGACGCACTTCGAGGATATCGACCGCGGCCAGCGCCAGGCCATCATCGTCGACGAGCTGCCGTATCAGGTCAACAAGCGCACCCTGCTCGAGCGCATCGCCGAGCTGGTCACCGAGAAGAAGATCGAAGGCATTTCGGACATCCGCGACGAGTCGGACAAGTCCGGCATGCGGGTGGTAATCGAGCTCAAGCGCAACGAGGTGCCCGAGGTCGTCCTCAACAACCTATATAAGAACACCCAGCTGCAGGACACCTTCGGCATGAACATGGTGGCGCTGGTCGACCGCCAGCCGCGCCTGCTGAACCTGCGCCAGATGCTGGAGTACTTCCTGGCGCATCGGCGCGAGGTCGTGACCCGCCGCACGGTGTTCGAACTGCGCAAGGCGCGCGAGCGCGGCCATGTGCTGGAAGGCCTGGCGGTGGCGCTGGCCAATATCGACGAGTTCATCGCCATCATCAAGGCCGCCCCGACGCCGCCGGTGGCCAAGCAGGAGCTGATGAGCAAGGCCTGGGATTCCGCGCTGGTGCGCGAAATGCTGGCCCGCGCCGAGGGCGAAACTCCGGGCGGGCGCGCGTCGTACCGGCCGGACGGGCTGCCGGCGGTGTTCGGCATGCAGGCCGACGGCCTGTATCGACTGTCCGACGGCCAGGCGCAGGAAATCCTGCAAATGCGCCTGCAACGCCTCACCGGGCTGGAACAAGACAAGATCGTCCAGGAATATCGCGACATCATGGCGGAAATCGCCGACCTGCTCGATATCCTGGCGCGCCCCGAGCGGATTACTACCATCATCATCGACGAACTGACGGCGATCCGTGCCGAATTCGGCGATGAGCGCCGCTCGCAAATCGAACTGAACGCGACCGAGCTGGATACCGAGGACCTGATCACTCCGCAGGACATGGTGGTCACGCTGTCGCACAGCGGCTATATGAAGAGCCAGCCGATCTCCGAATACCGGGCGCAGAAGCGTGGCGGCCGGGGCAAGCTGGCGACCGCGACCAAGGAAGACGACTGGATCGATACGCTGTTCGTGGCCAACACCCACGACTACATCCTGTGCTTCTCCAATCGGGGCCGGCTGTACTGGCTGAAGGTCTACGAGGTGCCGCAGGGCTCGCGCAACTCGCGCGGGCGGCCGATCGTCAACATGTTCCCGTTGTCGGAGGGCGAGAAGATCAACGTCATCCTGCCGGTGCGGCAGTTCGACGCCGAGCACTTCATCTTCATGGCGACCGCGCGCGGCACGGTCAAGAAGACCGCGCTGACCGAATTCTCCAACCCGCGCAAGGCCGGCATCATTGCGGTCGACCTCGACGAAGGCGACTACCTGATCGGTGCGGCGGTGACCGACGGCCAGCACGACGTGATGCTGTTCTCCGACGCCGGCAAGGCCGTGCGCTTCGACGAGAACGACGTGCGTCCGATGGGCCGCCAGGCCCGCGGCGTGCGCGGCATGAACCTCGAAGACGGCCAGGCCGTGATCGCGATGCTGGTGGCGCCGGCCGAGACCGCTGAAGAGGCGGCCGATGCGTGCGTGCGCGGCAGCGTGCTGACCGCGACCGAGAACGGCTACGGCAAGCGCACGCCCATCGCCGAGTACACTCGACACGGCCGCGGCACCAAGGGCATGATTGCGATCCAGACGAGCGAGCGCAACGGCCGTGTGGTGGCGGCTGCACTGGTTTCGCCCGAGGACGAGATCATGCTGATCACCACTGGCGGCGTGCTGATCCGTACCCGGGTGGCGGAAATCCGCGAAATGGGCCGCGCCACCCAGGGCGTCACGCTGATCAACGTGGACGAGGGCACCAAGCTGTCCGGGCTGCAGCGCATCGTCGAAAGCGATGCCGACAACGGCGGCAACGGTGAGGAGCCGGACGAGGCCGAGGGTGCCGAAGGTGCCGCAGGTGCGGACGCCGACGCGAATCCTTAA